TGACTCCGCGCATCAAAATAGATCATTGCTTCCATTCCATATACAATTATTGACCTTGCTGCATCGTTTCGGTGCGGGCCGTCCGAAAATCCTGCGGCGTCAAATCATTTTGCTTCTTGAAAAAGCGGATAAAGGCAAGCGCTGAATTGTAGCCGAGCTTGGCGGCGATTTCATTGACCTTCATGGATGTATTGAGCAGCATATCCTTAGCTATGACATTGCGGTAATCATTTACGTATTTAGACAGTCCGATTCCGGTTATCTGCTTGTAAAGCCTTGATAAATAGGATGGATTCAAGCTGACATAATCCCCAAGAGCGGTTAGGGATATATCATCCTCAATATGCTCCTCTATATAGCGATGCACCTTACCCACGACCTCCGCCGGCAGCTCTGTTCCTCGAATCGCATTCCATTCAAAAAAGCAGTCCGCCATTTGCCAATAGTATGGAATGAGCTCCGTCCATGAAGCGGTCATCTCCTGGCGGAACAGTTTATCCAAATTAATCTGGGTATTCATATAATCACGCAAATCTTTATTTTTGTGCAAATGCGCCAGAAATACCGCAGATAGGAAATGGTACAACTCAACCTTGCGCTCATAAGGAGTATTCGCATCGTTCCAGATGTCTGTCAATTCAACAAACAGATGATTAAACTGCTCGCGGTGATTATTCTCAAGACAGCTCATCAGCAGCTGTACGCGAGCGTGAAAAAAGCTGTCATGATAGCTTTTCGCCTTCTCATTTTCTTCGGACTTCTGAATATCTTTATCTGTCATGATGACCTCATGGAACAAGCCATGGCCCTGCATAAGACCGTATTTCATCCCATGAAAACGATCCGACAGCCGATTCCATGGGACAGCCTCGCTGCCAATAAGAAAAGATACGGAGAGGCTCAGCAGCTTTCTGCTGGTCGCCTGGATCGTCTCCAAATTGCCGCTCACATAGCGGTATGCCCTGGTCCATTCCATCGTACCGGTATCCGTCGTTAACTCCGGGCTGGCTTTTGGCTGAAAGATCCATACCATTTTGTTCATCTCAAATACGACGGAGAAGCAGCGCACATGCGCAGATAAATACTCATCGCCGATATTTTGAAGAGCGTAAGCGAGCAAAGCCTTGTCCGGCGCCGTGAACATTTCCTTCCAGGCATCGATCCGGCCTATCAGTAAATAGACAGGCAGCGATGCGTAGAGCGGGATGTCCATTTCCGCAAAAGCGTCCCGAAGCTGCTGCCCCGTCATCGTCTTGCCTTGACATAAGCCCCAAATATATTCCTTCTGCAAGGAAGGCATCACAATTCTCATTTTGGATTGGGCACGCAGGATCATTTGCGCCTGATCCTGTTCCTCTTCGATTTCCTCTATCGCCCGTTCAACGGTATGAATGATCTTCTCGTCGCTTTCCACTTTCAGCAAATAATCAAAAGCGCCAAACGTAAGGGCGTTCTTTGCATAGTGAAAATCATTGTACCCTGTCAATAAAATAACTTTGCACTTCGGCCACTGCGATTTGATTTCCTGCAGCAGCTCAATGCCCTCTATTCCGGACATCTTAATGTCCGAAATCACAATATCCATCCGGTGATGTGACAGCACCTCAAGCGCCTCTTCGCCGGAATAGGCCTTCATGACTTCAAGCTGCAAGCGCTCCGTCTTCTCGAACAACTCCAGAAGACCATCTACGATAATCGGCAGATCATCCACGATTAAAAGCCTGTACATGGCGATTCCTCCTTAGCTCATGCTCAGTTTAATAATAGCTTGAAGCCCGCCAAGCTCAGAGCGGGATACGGTAATCCCATACGCTTCTCCATAACGAAGCTGAATTCTGCGATGAACATTCAGCAGGCCGGTTGTCTCCTCCATCTGGTTGGTTGAATAACGCAGCTTCTTGCCAAGCGCATCGATCTCCTCGTCCGTCATGAACTCGCCGTTGTCTTCTACATAAATGTAAAAAGCATCATTTCGCAGCTTGCTGTGCACCCATAGCTCGCCCGTGCCGCGCATATTGCCGAGGGCATGCTTATAAGCATTTTCAATGATAGGCTGCAAAATCAATCGGGGGACTTCAATCGGCTGGGCTTCGACTTCAAACAGCACTTGGATTCGTTCCCCGTAACAGATCGACTGCATCTCCACATAAGTGCGGGAATGCTCAAGCTCCATATCCAGCAGAATGTCGTCATCATGATGGCGAGTAATGAACTGAAAATATTGCCCGATGTACAAACAGAACTGGTAGGCTTTTTCCTTCTGCGTATCGGATTTAATCAAGCGGCAAAGCACGAAAAAGCAATTATATAAAAAATGAGGATTAATTTGCGATTGCAATCGTTTCAGCTCCGAACGCTGATTGCGAATTTGCTGCTCATAATTTTCCTCAATCAATGTCTTCAAAGATTTCACGGTATCGTTAAAAGCCTGGTATAAATAGCCGAACTCATCCTGCCTGCGATCGATCAAAATCGGTTCCAGCTCGTTTTGCTGCATGCGGCGGAAGGTACGCACCAGCTTTAACAACGGACGGTATATTAACCGGATGATAAAATAGGTAAAGAATAAAAAAATAAAAACAGCAAGCGCGCAAGCCCACCAAAACAAAGCCCTATATACCTGCA
This Paenibacillus sp. JZ16 DNA region includes the following protein-coding sequences:
- a CDS encoding response regulator, whose amino-acid sequence is MYRLLIVDDLPIIVDGLLELFEKTERLQLEVMKAYSGEEALEVLSHHRMDIVISDIKMSGIEGIELLQEIKSQWPKCKVILLTGYNDFHYAKNALTFGAFDYLLKVESDEKIIHTVERAIEEIEEEQDQAQMILRAQSKMRIVMPSLQKEYIWGLCQGKTMTGQQLRDAFAEMDIPLYASLPVYLLIGRIDAWKEMFTAPDKALLAYALQNIGDEYLSAHVRCFSVVFEMNKMVWIFQPKASPELTTDTGTMEWTRAYRYVSGNLETIQATSRKLLSLSVSFLIGSEAVPWNRLSDRFHGMKYGLMQGHGLFHEVIMTDKDIQKSEENEKAKSYHDSFFHARVQLLMSCLENNHREQFNHLFVELTDIWNDANTPYERKVELYHFLSAVFLAHLHKNKDLRDYMNTQINLDKLFRQEMTASWTELIPYYWQMADCFFEWNAIRGTELPAEVVGKVHRYIEEHIEDDISLTALGDYVSLNPSYLSRLYKQITGIGLSKYVNDYRNVIAKDMLLNTSMKVNEIAAKLGYNSALAFIRFFKKQNDLTPQDFRTARTETMQQGQ
- a CDS encoding sensor histidine kinase yields the protein MKSIFLLQDSSIFKKIMAAFLAALLPLMAITWMMNEQGADHIRSEISDSILNTTRFYLESLDQEADRISRYLPNYVMDRDLMEVAATGEQMNSYERSYKILDIQHRLDLMKNSSPFIREAKAYIPLIERTVLSNSFETKLNAEEYEAMQPDKKLYTEPFIYWQDRLFITMQYPASKTNPLYVVGVELSTGKIKETLAQIGNSRGGQTVLFNLERGWEIHSGSDLELRDLMKQLAFEKQAAKIDEGYDTIHYKNKRFLTVFKYSSLWNSYTVTSIPEEMILGSLQVYRALFWWACALAVFIFLFFTYFIIRLIYRPLLKLVRTFRRMQQNELEPILIDRRQDEFGYLYQAFNDTVKSLKTLIEENYEQQIRNQRSELKRLQSQINPHFLYNCFFVLCRLIKSDTQKEKAYQFCLYIGQYFQFITRHHDDDILLDMELEHSRTYVEMQSICYGERIQVLFEVEAQPIEVPRLILQPIIENAYKHALGNMRGTGELWVHSKLRNDAFYIYVEDNGEFMTDEEIDALGKKLRYSTNQMEETTGLLNVHRRIQLRYGEAYGITVSRSELGGLQAIIKLSMS